The genomic interval ATCATATGATGTAATTGTATACCTGCACAAGTGTggataattgaaattttcaaatatatatattacaagagATCTCTTACATAATGATATAAGTTATATCAACTACAGGATTTGCGCTAGACATGCATAGAGTTGTATCAAGTAAACTACACTTAACTTGATTGGTGTAACTCTGTAATTAATATAACTTACATCATTATGTAAAGAATAAAGGTCCACCATACATACATagatacatacatatatgtgtgtgtgtgtgtgtgtgtagagtTATAGTTATGGTTATAATTATCCCTAACCATATGGATaagctaaaaaataaaaatcataaatttcaatatattacaagataaaatatattgtattgAAGTCAAAATTTTTGCCTATTAATTTATACCTGACTTTTATATGATCAAATCTTTGgatgaaattattttgtatatatatgtgcctatgtatatatatgtgtgtgtgtgtgtgtgtgtgtgtatttctttacaaaaatttagaggTTGAGAGAGgcctcaaaattttcaaatatagtGCACCAAACATGGTTGTCCAAAGATTAACACAACATATATTTGATAGatgtataaatttaatcaacatatttgaattaaaagctaTCAAATCCTAAATGCCCGATGCATTGATTGTTTGATGGAAAAATcttgagagaaaattaaaaactccATAACATTGTACAGAGTCGTTTCAAGTAGTTTTTAAGCAGTATTTTTTTAAGCTGGCCACCTAAAATTGAATCATAGAAtgggttaaaaaattttgcaGTACCTTATTCCCAATTGTAGATTAAGCATAAGCTCATAGTTTTTATGATCTTTACTTATTGTTTCTCCTTGCCTTTTCCCGGGCCTTGGTAGTTTTAATGGTTGCAAAGGACTCCATTTGGGATTCCCATCATCAACTGATGCTAATAAATCACCACCATCCGAAATTCTCCCTATGTTCTCCCGATCACCAACAACATTAACATCACAACCATCGCCGGTGACAGCGCCTGCCGTAGCATTATCCCATATTTGCAACTTGTCAAATGGCCTTTCAATACCCACACTCACTCTCCCATCAACTGACATTCTCCTAGCCTTGTCATCATTTTTAGAAGAAGACCACATAGCAAGTCTTTTCTGTGATGGCAATACTGACAGTTTCTCTCCATCCACATCATTTACCTCACAACCTGATAAATCAACATCATAAACACTCCGGGGATCCCAATCTTGATTCTCCTCCGGTGACGTCTCCGATGGAAAATAAGTCCCATTTTGTTCATTAGGATCCTTGCTCCAATTTCCCACATAAAAACTATCATCTGGCCATTTAAAAGTTCCATTTCCTTTAGGCATACCATCTTCCCAATACCCATCATATGTATTTCCATTACTCCAAACAAATGTACCCTTCCCAAAAATCCCTCCTTTTCTCCATTCCCCAATATAATAATTCCCATTTTTCCAATTATATTTCCCTTGCCCTTCTTGCATCCCACATCTCCATTCTCCATCGTAACAATCTCCATGGGCATAACTTTTTACACCATGTCCATGTTTCAAGTTCATAACCCATTGCCCCCTATAAGTATCCCCATTAGATCCTGTATAAGTACCAATACCATCCATGAATCCACTTTTGAACTCGCCTTCGTACGTAGCCCCAGATGGCCAACTAAACCTTCCTTTCCCCATCGTTTTGCCACGATGCCATTCGCCTACATACATACACCCATCCGtccataaatattttccaaGTCCATTAGGAAAATTTTCGTACCATTGTCCCGTGTAATAATCTCCATTAGGCAAAATTTTATCAGCAAGGTATGTCTCTCCTAAGGAGGCGGGCTTGTTATTGTTGTGTTCAGGATCTACCTCATTGTCATCATCCGCATGGGTTATAGACATTGTCCCAAATATGCTGTTTGCTCGCCGTCTTGCTGCTTGTGTTTTGCGTATCGTAGCCTCCCATGCCTTTGCCACGCTGCTCTGCTCTTTGCTCATTGTACTTCTTTACTATCTTTGTTTCCGCGTTAACACTATGCCATGCCCCCTTCaagtaaatttttgaaaacaacataacaaattaaagaatattggCCTCAATCAATCAAAGTGATTTTTACATAAACTAATTAAGGATTTATgtgctttaaaacaaaaattttcaacaatgCAGCAACCACGTAACGGTCAAATGTATCTTTCaatctttcttctctctcttttttttttttttttttagtttatgtgAACAAAGCGAAAAGGGCGATTGAACCAAAAAGTACCgttttccttttggaaccaAACAAACGTTAGCGTTTTAGTCGAATCCTTTTgcatctcaaattttttttttcttcaattctaaAGATTGTGCTATCTTTTACTCAAGGTTTGTTCATTCAATCACGATACAAGTGGAATATGTGTCCTTTGTGAGCTAGGTTAAGAGAAACTAGGAAAATTTCATGGCTCTAGAAGTAAGAAGAGCATTTCTCTCTCACATGCTTAATTTCTTAGTGAAATGAGAGACTTGTTCATCTCTCCAATGTCTAACAGCCCTGACACTTGGAGGGATAAGCGAAAT from Citrus sinensis cultivar Valencia sweet orange chromosome 9, DVS_A1.0, whole genome shotgun sequence carries:
- the LOC102626695 gene encoding phosphatidylinositol 4-phosphate 5-kinase 5, with amino-acid sequence MSKEQSSVAKAWEATIRKTQAARRRANSIFGTMSITHADDDNEVDPEHNNNKPASLGETYLADKILPNGDYYTGQWYENFPNGLGKYLWTDGCMYVGEWHRGKTMGKGRFSWPSGATYEGEFKSGFMDGIGTYTGSNGDTYRGQWVMNLKHGHGVKSYAHGDCYDGEWRCGMQEGQGKYNWKNGNYYIGEWRKGGIFGKGTFVWSNGNTYDGYWEDGMPKGNGTFKWPDDSFYVGNWSKDPNEQNGTYFPSETSPEENQDWDPRSVYDVDLSGCEVNDVDGEKLSVLPSQKRLAMWSSSKNDDKARRMSVDGRVSVGIERPFDKLQIWDNATAGAVTGDGCDVNVVGDRENIGRISDGGDLLASVDDGNPKWSPLQPLKLPRPGKRQGETISKDHKNYELMLNLQLGIRHSVARPGPAASLDLKASAFDPKEKVWTKFPPEGSKHTPPHPSGEFKWKDYCPLVFRTLRKLFKVDSADYMLSICGNDALRELSSPGKSGSFFYLTNDDRYMIKTIKKSEVKVLIRMLPAYYNHVRAHENTLVIKFFGLHCVKVTGPIQRKVRFIIMGNLFCSEFTIHRRYDLKGSSLGRLTDKPEAEIDETTILKDLDLNFIFKLQKSWFQEFCRQIDRDCDFLEQERIMDYSLLVGLHFRQVSGDRELIPCGADPGDSEIVVVPRLSRVDIDHLLLDPDRRDSIRLGGNMPARVERTVRRGEFELQLIGEPTGECYEVIMFFGIIDILQDYDITKKLEHAYKSIQYDPTSISAVDPRQYSKRFRDFIFNVFSEDIQL